The following are encoded in a window of Arthrobacter antioxidans genomic DNA:
- a CDS encoding purine-nucleoside phosphorylase, with protein sequence MTSDPFDLARDAAGHIARATGIDRHDTALVLGSGWGEAAELIGETTHTLDAADIPGFSAPAVVGHTGTIRSVLTPAGKRALVLGARTHFYEGKGVRAVVHGVRTAAATGATTMILTNGCGGLREHWQPGTPVLISDHINLTASSPLEGATFVDLTDLYSPRLRELARRVDPTLEEGVYAQFTGPHYETPAEVQYARRIGADLVGMSTALEAIAARHAGMEVFGLSLVTNLAAGISPVPLSHTEVLETGQAAGPRISRLLADIVATL encoded by the coding sequence GTGACTTCTGATCCCTTTGACCTGGCCCGCGACGCTGCCGGCCACATCGCCCGCGCCACCGGCATCGACCGGCATGACACCGCACTCGTCCTCGGCTCCGGCTGGGGGGAGGCCGCCGAGCTCATCGGCGAGACCACGCACACCCTCGACGCCGCGGACATCCCCGGCTTCTCGGCCCCCGCCGTCGTCGGCCACACCGGCACCATCCGCTCCGTCCTCACGCCCGCGGGTAAGCGCGCGCTGGTCCTGGGGGCCCGCACCCACTTCTACGAGGGCAAGGGCGTGCGGGCCGTGGTGCACGGCGTCCGCACCGCGGCCGCGACGGGCGCGACGACGATGATCCTCACCAACGGGTGCGGCGGCCTGCGGGAGCACTGGCAGCCCGGCACCCCCGTGCTGATCAGCGACCACATCAACCTCACGGCGTCCTCGCCGCTCGAGGGCGCCACGTTCGTGGACCTCACGGACCTCTACTCCCCGCGCCTGCGCGAACTCGCCCGCCGCGTGGACCCCACGCTCGAGGAGGGCGTGTACGCGCAGTTCACGGGACCCCACTACGAGACGCCTGCCGAGGTCCAGTACGCCAGGCGCATCGGCGCCGACCTCGTGGGCATGTCCACGGCACTCGAGGCCATCGCGGCCCGGCACGCCGGCATGGAGGTCTTCGGCCTGTCACTCGTGACGAACCTCGCGGCCGGGATCAGCCCCGTCCCGCTCAGCCACACCGAGGTCCTCGAGACCGGCCAGGCGGCGGGACCGCGCATCTCCCGCCTGCTCGCCGACATCGTCGCCACGCTCTAG
- a CDS encoding NAD(P)H-quinone dehydrogenase encodes MTNQLDFSSLRLAILGGGPGGYEAALVAASLGAKVTIVERQGLGGSAVLTDVVPSKTLIATADTMTRFTDASGLGVRFSEDSKVYADLDKVNQRLLKLAVEQSSDIRATLERLGVQVIIGTGKLLDNHRLEVRSGGETSIVEADAVLLAVGATPRELPSAMPDGERIFNWTQLYNLREIPDHLIVVGSGVTGAEFASAYNGLGSKVTLVSSRDRVLPGEDADAAEVLEGVFKDRGMTVLSKSRAEAVDRTDGGVVVRLADGRTVEGSHCLVAVGAVPNTVGIGLEDAGVAVSESGHITVDGVSRTTAPNVYAAGDCTGVFALASVAAMQGRIAIAHLMGDSVSPIKLKQVASNIFTSPEIATVGVTEEDIESGRYQGDIVKLSLHTNARAKMMNVKDGFVKVISRKGSGTVIGGVVVGPRASELIFPLALAVTKKLHVDDVANTFTVYPSLTGSISEAARRLHVHI; translated from the coding sequence GTGACCAACCAACTCGATTTCAGTTCATTACGCCTGGCGATCCTGGGCGGGGGACCCGGCGGCTACGAAGCGGCGCTGGTCGCGGCGTCGCTCGGTGCGAAGGTGACCATCGTGGAGCGCCAGGGCCTCGGCGGGTCGGCGGTCCTCACGGACGTCGTGCCGTCCAAGACCCTCATCGCGACGGCAGACACCATGACGCGCTTCACGGACGCGAGCGGGCTCGGGGTCCGGTTCTCCGAGGACAGCAAGGTCTATGCGGACCTGGACAAGGTCAACCAGCGCCTCCTGAAGCTCGCCGTCGAGCAGTCCTCCGACATCCGCGCCACCCTGGAACGCCTCGGCGTACAAGTCATCATCGGCACGGGCAAGCTGCTCGACAACCACCGCCTCGAGGTCCGGTCCGGGGGAGAGACGAGCATCGTCGAGGCCGACGCCGTGCTCCTCGCGGTCGGCGCCACGCCGCGCGAGCTGCCGAGCGCCATGCCCGACGGCGAACGCATCTTCAACTGGACGCAGCTCTACAACCTCCGGGAGATCCCGGACCACCTGATCGTCGTCGGCTCGGGCGTCACCGGGGCGGAGTTCGCCAGCGCCTACAACGGGCTGGGCTCCAAGGTCACCCTGGTCTCCAGCCGCGACCGCGTGCTGCCGGGCGAGGACGCCGACGCCGCCGAGGTCCTCGAGGGCGTGTTCAAGGACCGCGGCATGACCGTCCTGTCGAAGTCCCGCGCCGAGGCGGTGGACCGCACGGACGGCGGCGTCGTCGTGCGCCTGGCGGACGGCCGGACCGTGGAGGGCAGCCACTGCCTCGTCGCGGTCGGCGCCGTCCCCAACACCGTCGGGATCGGCCTCGAGGACGCCGGGGTCGCTGTCAGCGAGTCCGGGCACATCACGGTGGACGGCGTCTCCCGCACCACCGCGCCCAACGTGTATGCCGCCGGCGACTGCACCGGCGTCTTCGCGCTCGCCTCGGTGGCGGCGATGCAGGGGCGGATCGCCATCGCCCACCTCATGGGCGATTCCGTGAGCCCCATCAAGCTCAAGCAGGTCGCCTCGAACATCTTCACCTCCCCGGAGATCGCCACCGTCGGCGTGACGGAGGAGGACATCGAGTCCGGGCGGTACCAGGGGGACATCGTCAAGCTCTCCCTGCACACCAACGCGCGGGCCAAGATGATGAACGTCAAAGACGGTTTCGTGAAGGTGATCTCCCGCAAGGGCTCCGGCACGGTGATCGGGGGAGTCGTGGTCGGCCCCCGTGCGTCCGAGCTCATCTTCCCGCTGGCGCTCGCGGTGACGAAGAAGCTGCACGTGGACGACGTCGCCAACACGTTCACCGTGTATCCGTCGCTGACCGGCTCCATCTCCGAGGCGGCACGCCGCCTGCACGTGCACATCTGA